From one Rosa rugosa chromosome 4, drRosRugo1.1, whole genome shotgun sequence genomic stretch:
- the LOC133745278 gene encoding protein BREVIS RADIX has translation MFTCIACTKQPEDDGGERGSGTPSTKEAVKSLTTQIKDMALKFSGAYKQCKPCTGSSSSFKKGQRRPYPDFDTASEGVPYPYAASSSSTPAWDFTSNHQLGARSDSRFTRPYGGGGDPTRDSTCEVVLEDEDEPKEWMAQVEPGVHITFVSLPNGGNDLKRIRFSREMFNKWQAQRWWGENYDRIMELYNVQRFNRQALHTPPRSEDEPPRESFYSRMDSARESPMVPTNWTPRHHYKPSGAGSGGYFPSDGHQYNAGGSIDASRTTTSSRDEASVSISNASEVESEWVEQDEPGVYITIRQLADGTRELRRVRFSRERFGERNAKTWWEENRERIQAQYL, from the exons ATGTTTACATGCATAGCATGTACGAAGCAACCGGAAGACGACGGAGGAGAGCGTGGGAGTGGCACCCCAAGTACAAAAGAAGCCGTCAAAAGCCTGACCACGCAG ATCAAGGATATGGCATTGAAATTCTCCGGTGCGTACAAGCAATGCAAACCATGCACAGGATCAAGCAGTAGCTTCAAGAAAGGGCAAAGGAGACCTTACCCTGATTTTGATACTGCTTCTGAAGGGGTTCCATACCCTTATGCTGCAAGCTCAAGTTCTACACCTGCTTGGGACTTCACCTCTAATCATCAACTTGGTGCAAGATCAGACTCGAGATTCACTCGACCATATGGCGGTGGTGGTGATCCGACTCGAGATTCAACGTGTGAGGTTGTGTTAGAGGATGAGGATGAGCCCAAGGAGTGGATGGCACAGGTCGAACCAGGAGTGCACATCACCTTTGTGTCGCTTCCTAATGGGGGAAATGATCTTAAACGAATTCGCTTCAG CCGAGAGATGTTTAACAAATGGCAAGCTCAGCGATGGTGGGGTGAGAATTATGACCGCATAATGGAGCTCTACAATGTCCAGAGATTCAACCGGCAAGCTCTTCACACTCCACCAAGGTCTGAAGATGAG CCACCAAGAGAATCCTTTTACTCGAGGATGGACTCTGCTAGAGAAAGCCCTATGGTTCCAACAAACTGGACACCACGGCACCACTACAAACCCTCTGGAGCTGGAAGCGGAGGATACTTCCCATCTGATGGTCATCAGTATAATGCAGGTGGATCTATTGATGCATCGCGAACGACAACCTCATCTAGAGATGAAGCTTCCGTCTCTATTAGCAATGCTAGTGAGGTGGAGTCCGAATGGGTTGAACAAGATGAACCTGGGGTCTATATAACCATTCGACAGCTAGCCGATGGCACTAGGGAGCTCCGGCGTGTTAGGTTCAG TCGCGAAAGGTTTGGGGAGAGGAATGCGAAGACATGGTGGGAAGAAAACCGAGAGAGAATACAAGCTCAATACCTTTAA
- the LOC133742773 gene encoding uncharacterized protein LOC133742773 produces MAGSTPKNTIRCHHCAGPLSKEMETSAWTVPPLIRDSFSMIGSAVGGTVSAFYGFNYVMPIVQRRVKGPMWLHFFIGAPPVIVFSSACAGLAGGAIPAVAQLASSSYHAAVSSSLPPATSQDEKMHKSRNSSTL; encoded by the exons ATGGCTGGTTCCACTCCTAAAAATACCATTAGATGTCATCATTGTGCCGGTCCTCTTTCTAAGGAGATGGAAACTAGTGCATGGACAGTTCCACCTCTTATCAGGGATAGCTTCTCTATg ATTGGCTCTGCTGTTGGTGGTACAGTAAGTGCTTTTTATGGATTCAATTATG TGATGCCTATTGTTCAGAGACGGGTAAAAGGACCTATGTGGTTACATTTTTTCATTGGT GCTCCTCCCGTCATTGTATTCTCTTCAGCTTGTGCTGGTTTGGCAG GTGGTGCAATTCCAGCTGTGGCCCAACTTGCTTCGTCATCTTATCATGCAGCTGTCTCATCCTCGTTGCCTCCTGCGACTTCTCAAGATGAGAAGATGCACAAGTCCAGAAATTCCTCTACTCTGTGA